A genomic window from Plodia interpunctella isolate USDA-ARS_2022_Savannah chromosome 29, ilPloInte3.2, whole genome shotgun sequence includes:
- the LOC128681962 gene encoding uncharacterized protein LOC128681962, whose protein sequence is MSTLCIDEVYPKSIENPLIVNFQNGYPTDEFVSKSCFLYEDKNAKFKSIAVDVCNLLYAGDEEKEDLGKTLILARNKITGKVRLIEAGNVEVKPVIKHNLDSVLDTSRLELSRKFGSKKQKKVMEQREKLKVNTETVVNQMHNVTINIAEDQVDLSSYTKTDSEDFYIPPINREATDVSDVYDLYKILTKEQYEKINSEIGNKDITSDMVEWIRNIVINKSLSTEYKVLALYASCLIKLYGTMMKEIIKKAFCACPHSPTLNEVILNNFTSYVNSKRNRSLQLKDKSLCHAIVFLLIINDFKYSAEDLGKHVNMALRTLTTKVRVLGASVVTSGSKKIVQLKLPLSTSMFVRRKSAKF, encoded by the coding sequence atgtcgaCCTTGTGTATTGACGAAGTATATCCTAAAAGTATTGAGAACCCATTGattgttaattttcaaaatggaTATCCCACCGACgaatttgtttcaaaaagtTGTTTCTTGTACGAAGACAAAAATGCCAAATTCAAATCTATAGCCGTCGACGTTTGCAACTTATTGTATGCTGGTGATGAGGAAAAAGAAGATTTGGGCAAGACTTTGATATTAGCGCGTAACAAAATTACCGGCAAAGTGAGATTGATTGAAGCAGGCAACGTTGAGGTTAAGCCCGTAATAAAGCATAATTTGGACTCTGTACTAGACACCAGCCGCTTGGAGTTGAGTCGGAAGTTCGGTTCCAAGAAACAGAAGAAGGTTATGGAACAACGAGAGAAGTTAAAAGTTAACACGGAGACTGTAGTCAACCAAATGCACAATGTTACTATTAATATAGCTGAAGATCAAGTTGATCTGAGTTCATACACTAAAACAGATTCTGAAGACTTCTATATACCACCAATAAATCGCGAAGCCACAGATGTAAGTGATGTGTAcgatttatacaaaatattaacaaaagaaCAATACGAGAAAATAAACTCAGAGATTGGCAACAAAGATATTACTTCAGACATGGTGGAGTGGATCAGAAACATTGTTATTAACAAATCATTAAGTACAGAATACAAAGTCTTAGCTTTATATGCCAGTTGCCTGATCAAATTATACGGAACAATGATGAAagagataattaaaaaagcgTTTTGTGCATGTCCTCACTCACCAACACTGAATGAAGTTATATTAAACAACTTCACAAGTTACGTCAACTCGAAACGTAATAGATCTTTGCAGTTAAAAGACAAGTCTTTATGTCACGCCATAGTTTTTTTGCTGATTATCAACGATTTTAAATACAGTGCCGAAGATTTAGGGAAACATGTAAACATGGCTTTAAGGACATTAACAACTAAGGTTAGAGTGTTGGGAGCGTCGGTAGTGACCTCGGGAAGCAAGAAAATTGTTCAGTTGAAACTACCTCTCAGTACTTCCATGTTTGTTAGGCGGAAAAGTGCAAAGTTTTAG